The genomic stretch ATTCTTGCTCTTTCATTCTAATAACCGTCTATGAAAATTTTTTATGTTTATAATAAACAGTAGATTAACTGGCGTACAAATGAGTAGTAAGGAGAGATTGAAAATGAATGTAAACACAAATGATAATTTATATTGGACATTCGTAAACCATAAAGAATGGAACATTTATTTAGCGGCAACAAGTAAAGGACTATGTTTTGTAGGTTCGCAAAATGGAGCGAAGCAAGAATTACTATTATTTAAAGAGAAATACTTTCCAAAAATAGAAATGGTAAATGATGAAGTGCAACTGGAAGTTTATAAGAAAGAGATTATTGAATTTTTAGAAGGCGAACGTATTGATTTTAATCTAAACGTGGATTTTCGGGGGACAGCCTTTCAAAATGTTGTCTGGAATGCGCTTCGCTCGATCAATTATGGAGAAACAAAAACATATTCAGACATTGCTGAAACGATCAATAAGCCGAAATCTGTTCGAGCAGTCGGGACAGCGATCGGTGCCAATCCATTATTAATCATTATTCCTTGCCATCGTGTGATCGGTAAAAATGGTGCTTTAACAGGTTATCGAGGTGGCTTAGATATGAAAAAGAGTCTTTTAAAAATTGAATCCATCTATTAATCGAGATGCTTTTATGGAGCTGAACGGATGAATAGTGAATTATTCTATAAAAATCCTAAAACGATACTGAATAAAGGAACCGGTTTCCTTTCAGGTTATACGCACTCCTTAAATCCATATACCGGTTGCTCATTTGCTTGTTCATACTGCTATGTAAGGCAGATGCCCGTATCACTTTTTCGAAAAAAAGAATGGGGTAAATGGATTGATATTAAGCAAAATGCAGCTATAGTATTGGAAAAAGAACTGAAAAGGGCTAAAAGTAAAGGTGACGTGACTATTTTCATGTCTTCAAGTACTGACCCTTATCAACCGGTTGAGTATAAAGAAAGATTGACCAGAAGCTTATTAGAAACTATGCTTCAACAACAGCCTGATTTTTTATTTGTACAAACAAGAAGTTCGCTTGTAAAAAGAGATATTGATCTTTTAAAGCTATTCAAAGATAAAGTACGCGTAAGTATGACGATTGAAACGGATTTAGATGAAATAAGAAAGATTTTTACACCTTTTGCTCCTCCTATTAATGCAAGATTAAAAGCTCTAGAAGAGCTTGCGAATGCGGGGATTCCAACACAAGCTACAATTGCTCCAGTTTTACCTAGTAGTGAGGATTTTCCAATAAAGTTGTCGAAAATTGTTAATAGAGTTTGTATAGATGATTTTTTTATGGGTGATGGAAGTGGAGGCAAAAGGACAGCACGCCTTGGAATAGAGACGAAATATAAAGAGATCAAATTAGAAGAATGGTATGATTCAGAAGCTTATCTGCTAGTTTATGAACGCTTTAAAAAATACTTTTCGGAAAATCAGATTTTTATTAGTCAAAAAGGATTTGAACCTTAAACCTAAAATATATAACAAATCAATTCATAAAAATGATAAAATATATAACAAAATTTAGTATTTTTATGGAAGATTGTTTTTATGAATAGGAGAGGGAAAAGATGGCAGAAATAAAATTAATGAAAAGTAATTCAGATATTTTGAAAACGTTTCAAACAGTCAATCAATTACGTCCACATTTAAGAGAAGATGTATATGTTGAAACAATTAACAGATTAATAAATTCAAATCATTATCATCTTGTAGCCGTAGTTGAAAATGAAGAAGTAACAGCGGTTGCGGGCTATCGTATGA from Arthrobacter citreus encodes the following:
- a CDS encoding radical SAM protein, which encodes MNSELFYKNPKTILNKGTGFLSGYTHSLNPYTGCSFACSYCYVRQMPVSLFRKKEWGKWIDIKQNAAIVLEKELKRAKSKGDVTIFMSSSTDPYQPVEYKERLTRSLLETMLQQQPDFLFVQTRSSLVKRDIDLLKLFKDKVRVSMTIETDLDEIRKIFTPFAPPINARLKALEELANAGIPTQATIAPVLPSSEDFPIKLSKIVNRVCIDDFFMGDGSGGKRTARLGIETKYKEIKLEEWYDSEAYLLVYERFKKYFSENQIFISQKGFEP
- a CDS encoding methylated-DNA--[protein]-cysteine S-methyltransferase, whose amino-acid sequence is MNVNTNDNLYWTFVNHKEWNIYLAATSKGLCFVGSQNGAKQELLLFKEKYFPKIEMVNDEVQLEVYKKEIIEFLEGERIDFNLNVDFRGTAFQNVVWNALRSINYGETKTYSDIAETINKPKSVRAVGTAIGANPLLIIIPCHRVIGKNGALTGYRGGLDMKKSLLKIESIY